A single region of the Geobacillus subterraneus genome encodes:
- a CDS encoding TIGR02677 family protein, whose product MDASWLKPIVETKYLSAENAHRYRAILRYFYIQHERMRQYLFPEEVYAFLKQHNEFADYTEDDLQQDLDQLVKWNNLIARQETSHVRTIEEFKKKRFRYQCSPYTVEIERMIRTLEQLGDSFGGSLEKTRFDRLYASLSRMETIISANFQEKPDEIHQVWEETFDYFKKIIHHSADYIAYLHSENLEERMTAESFLVYKEQFTAYLRDFIVALQKTSMQIERLLEDLPDEGVNRFIEYVVDYERSIPRFVDSAPSRAECIEEKRETWRSLREWFLGRDGHESELAFLQHQTNEAIRRLTRIVQRLGERHHHFRSRKGDYLHLASWFSKLSSIEEAHCLSAVVFGCFHTKHLIADNEATDDMYRDVWEEAPMEWVTKPRVRHYGEKKKPQAIEEKKREKEEARRRYLEEKAREEAELKQLVKDGKIVLAELGEVTPYVRKTLLAWIAKAMGKEQPTVKTENGWNIRIVRRDDTICLHAEDGTLVMPNYEIEVMAEGGSEDGDGV is encoded by the coding sequence ATGGATGCTTCTTGGTTGAAGCCAATTGTCGAAACAAAGTATTTGTCGGCGGAAAATGCGCACCGTTACCGCGCGATTTTGCGGTATTTCTACATTCAGCACGAACGGATGCGGCAATATTTGTTCCCTGAAGAAGTGTATGCGTTTTTGAAACAGCATAACGAATTTGCCGATTATACTGAGGATGATTTGCAGCAAGACCTCGATCAGCTTGTCAAATGGAACAATTTGATCGCCCGTCAAGAGACTTCTCATGTACGGACGATCGAGGAGTTTAAGAAAAAACGCTTTCGCTATCAATGCAGCCCGTACACAGTGGAAATAGAGCGAATGATTCGCACGCTCGAACAGTTGGGCGACTCGTTCGGCGGTTCGCTCGAGAAAACGCGGTTTGACCGTCTGTACGCATCCCTTTCCCGCATGGAAACGATCATTTCTGCCAATTTCCAAGAAAAACCAGATGAAATACACCAAGTGTGGGAGGAGACGTTTGATTATTTCAAAAAAATCATTCACCATTCGGCCGATTATATCGCCTATTTGCATAGCGAAAATTTGGAAGAACGGATGACGGCGGAATCGTTTCTCGTTTACAAGGAACAATTTACCGCCTATTTGCGTGATTTTATCGTCGCTTTACAGAAGACGTCGATGCAAATTGAGCGGCTGTTGGAAGACCTTCCAGACGAAGGGGTGAACCGGTTCATTGAGTACGTAGTCGATTATGAGCGGTCGATTCCACGCTTTGTCGACAGCGCTCCGTCGCGCGCCGAATGCATCGAAGAAAAGCGCGAGACGTGGCGCAGTTTGCGCGAATGGTTTTTAGGTCGGGACGGCCACGAAAGCGAGCTGGCGTTTTTGCAGCATCAGACGAACGAAGCGATTCGTCGCTTGACGCGCATCGTGCAGCGGCTTGGTGAGCGGCATCATCACTTTCGCAGCCGCAAAGGCGATTATTTGCACTTGGCGAGCTGGTTTTCGAAGCTGTCCTCGATCGAAGAGGCGCACTGTTTGTCGGCGGTCGTGTTCGGCTGCTTCCATACGAAACATCTGATCGCAGACAATGAGGCGACAGATGATATGTATCGCGATGTTTGGGAAGAGGCGCCGATGGAATGGGTGACGAAACCGCGCGTGCGCCATTATGGAGAAAAGAAGAAACCGCAGGCGATCGAGGAGAAAAAGCGGGAAAAAGAAGAAGCGCGCCGCCGCTATTTGGAGGAGAAGGCACGCGAGGAAGCCGAACTGAAACAGCTGGTGAAAGACGGAAAAATCGTGCTGGCCGAACTCGGCGAAGTGACCCCGTACGTACGGAAGACGTTGCTCGCCTGGATCGCCAAAGCGATGGGGAAAGAACAGCCAACCGTGAAAACGGAGAACGGCTGGAACATCCGCATTGTTCGTCGGGACGACACGATTTGCCTTCATGCTGAAGACGGAACGCTTGTGATGCCCAACTACGAAATCGAAGTGATGGCGGAAGGAGGAAGTGAAGATGGAGACGGCGTTTGA